The sequence below is a genomic window from Chelatococcus sp. YT9.
CATTCTCGCCCTTGGGGTCGATGCAGATCACGGAGCGGTCGGCGGTGAGTGTGGATGAGAAGGGCGCACTTACGAGTTACTGCGTAACTCAGCGCGCCGATGACTGGTAGGCTATCAGGAAACGGCGAAACAGGATCGAGGCAACGGGTTGGCCATCTACCATTTCAGCATGAAGCCAGTTTCGCGGGCGAAGGGCCGTAGCGCCGTCGCCTCGATGGCTTATCGTGCCGGGGAGAAGCTGACCAACGAGCGCGACGGCATCACGCACGACTACAGGGCAAAGCAGGGCGTCGAACATGCCGAGATCGTCTTGCCCGAGAGCGTCAATGCCGATTGGGCGCGGGATCGGTCGGACTTGTGGAACGCCGCCGAGTTTGCCGAGAAGCGGAAGGACGCGCGCGTTGCCCGCGAATTTGAGGTTGCCTTGCCGCATGAGCTGTCGGCCGAGGAACGGCTAGAGGCTACGCGGGAGCTGGCGCAGGAATTGGCAAACCGCTACGGCGCGGTCGTGGACTTCGCCATTCATGCGCCACACGAGGCGAGCGACGTTCGCAATCACCATGCCCATGTGCTTATGACCACGCGGCAGGTGACGGAGAGCGGGCTAGGCGACAAGACCTATCTTGAGCGCGAAAACAAATGGCTGCTGGCGAACGACCTGCCGACGACCGACATGCAGCTCCGCGACCTTCGCCAGAGGTGGGAGGGGATCGCCAACGAGCGCCTTGCGATGGCCGGCCTAGATATTCGGATCGACCATCGTTCGCACATGGAGCGCGGCCTTGAGATCGCGCCGACCGAACATATGGGTGTCCATGCCACGCAGATGCAGCGCAAGGGCATGGAGGTTGACCGGGCGCGGCTGGACGAGGATGCGGCTCGGCGCAACGCGGACCTCATCCGGGAGAAGCCCGAGCAGGTTCTAACCCTCATCACCGGCGAAAAGAGCGTGTTCGACCGGCACGACGTTGCGCGGGCGCTGCATCGCTACATCAACGACGATGTGCAGGAGTTCCAAGGCGCGTTCGCGAAGGTCATGGCCTCGCCGGCGCTGGTCGAGCTTCAGCCGGAACGGACCCACGTAGTGGGGGACCCGGCAACGGGGGAGATCGAGCTTGCGCGGTATTCGACGCGGGAAATGGTCGGGATCGAATCCGGCATGATCGCGAGCGCGCAGCGGATGCAGGAGGCGCATGGTCATGGCGTCGATCGCCGGCATGTCGAGCGCGCCATAGAGCGCCAAGACGCCGCCATTCAGCGCAGCGTCGGGGACAAGTCCGCTGCGAGCGATGCTTCCGCCCGGCTGTCGGACGAACAGCGCCAGGCGATCGAGCATATCACCGGCCGGGAGCGCATCGCGGCCGTTGTCGGTTTCGCCGGCGCTGGCAAGTCCACCATGCTCGCCGCCGCGCGCGAGGCATGGGAGGCCGAGGGCTACACGGTCCACGGCGCGGCCCTGTCGGGGAAGGCCGCCGAGGGCTTGGAGGAATCTTCCGGCATCCAGAGCCGCACCCTCGCGTCATGGTCCCGCGGTTGGGAGAACCCACATAGTGGGGACCGCTATGCACTCTGCCGCGGCGACGTGTTCGTGATCGACGAGGCGGGCATGGTCGGGAGCCGCCAGCTCGCCCGCTTTGTTGGCGAGGCCGAGGCGCGCGGGGCGAAGATCGTCCTTGTCGGCGACCATGAGCAGCTACAGGCGATCGGGGCCGGCGCACCGTTCCGGGCGATCGCAGAAGAAATCGGCCATGCCGAGCTTTCCGAGATTCGCCGGCAGCGCGTGGACTGGCAGCGGGAGGCTTCCGTTGACTTCGCCACGCACCGGACGGCCGAGGGGCTGGCGGCCTATCGGGATCGCGGCAACATCAGCTTTGCCGAAACCGGCGAGGACGTGTGCGGCCAGATCGTGCGCGATTACCTTGCCGACCGCGACGAGCGCCCGGACGGCACCCGCGTTGCGATGGCGCATCGCCGGGCCGATGTGCGGGCCATCAATGACGCGATCAGGGCCGAGCTACAGGACCAGGGCGAGCTGGCGCAGGGCAACGTGCCCGCCGTGGGCTCGGACGCCGGCGCGCTGACCTTCCAGACCAATGACGGCAAGCGGGAGTTCGCGCCGGGCGACCGCATCGTGTTCCTTGAGAACAACCGCGACCTTGGCGTGAAAAACGGGATGCTCGGCACGGTCGAGCATGTCGAGCCGGAACGCATCATTGCCACACTGGACCGGGGCGACAGCGTTTCCGTGCCGATGGGCGACTATCAGGCGATCGACCACGGCTATGCGACGACGATTCACAAAAATCAGGGGGCGACGGTCGATCGTTCCTATGTGCTGGCGTCGGGGACGATGGACCGGCATCTAACCTATGTCGCCATGACCCGGCATCGTGACGGGGTGCAGCTCTACGCGGCACAGGACGAGTTCACCAATGCCGGCCAAACGTTGGCTGCGGGCCGGCTGGTCGAGCATGGGGCCGCGCCCTATGAGCAACAGCCCGGCAAGAGCGACAGCTATTTCGTGACGCTGGAAAACGACAAGGGCGAGCGCCGCACCCTATGGGGCGTCGATCTTGAGCGAGCCATGAAGGAGGCCGCGCCCGAGATCGGGGACAGGATCGGCCTTGAGCATCGCGGATCGGAGCCGGTTCGGCTTCCAGACGGCCAGATGGTCGAACGCCATGCGTGGAAGGTGCGGGACGCCGGCGAGCTGGCCTATAGCCAGCTAGAAACCCGGCTGTCGCGATCGGGCGTCAAGGAAACCACCCTCGACTATACCCGCGACTTTGCCGAGCGGCGCGGGATTGCGGAGACGTTGGGCGTCCGCAGCGAGATCGAGATTCCGGCCGAGCGCGCGGCCGGGCTACGTGTAGAGCGGGAGCGCGAAGGCTTGTCGCTGCCGGAAAGATCGGTCCCGGCCTCTTTGGGCGTCGGGGGGGTGGAAGACCAGGACCAGGCCCGCGATGCGAGCACGGATAGATTGCGTTCCCCGGTCGAGAAAAACAAGGGCGCGGATCTCGTGCAGGATCTTCGTGCAGATCCGCGCGAGGATATTACCCAGGATCGGGGCGGTGATCGACAGCAGCGCCGCAGCCGATTCGAGGGCCTGAAATTGTCGCGGGGCGCGTCGGCCGAGCGGCCGGCCGCGCCGGATCGCGACGAGCTGGCCCAGGAGCGCCCCCAAGGGCGACCAGAGCCGGCCGAGAAGCAGCGGCGCGGTATGTTCGACGGGTTGCGGCTCAATGTTGGTCGTGGGGCCAGCCGTGGGGCTTCCCAGGAGCCGGGAGAACGGCCGGAAAGGGAAGGGAGCTTGCGGGGATCGTTGGCGCCAGAGGGGCCGGCGCCCGACCGGCTGGCCGAACGGGCGCGGGGGCAGTCGCCGCTTGAACAGGCCGTTGACCGCTACGCCCGCGCCTATGAATCGGCACACCGGCAGCGGCGCGAGGGGCTTCCGGTCCTCGATGCGCAGCGCCAAGACTTGCACGAGGCCGGCCAGCAGCTCGACCAGGCGCGGCCGGGAGCGCGGGAGCTGATGCGTTCGGCGCTGTGCTATGACCCCGATATGCAGCGCAGCATGGTCGAGCTTTCCGGCCGGGAGCGCGTCGGCCAGGTCATCGGGCGGCTGGACCACGAACGCGCCATGCAGGCCGACCCCAATGTGAGAGCCGACCGCTTCGTTGAACGCTGGCAGGAGCTACAGGGGCAGCGCCAGCAGCTTCGCGGTTGGCAGCACGACGAGGCGCGCGGCAAGGTGGAAGGCCAGATGCAGGGCCTTGCCAAAAGCCTTGAACGCGACCCGCAGGTTGATTCCATCCTGCGCAATCGCCGGCAGGAACTTGGGATCGGCCAGCACATGCGCCAGAGCGAGGGGGTTTCGCGGGAGCTGGAACAGAGCCTTACGCGCGGCCGCAGCATCGGACTTGAACGATAGATTTGCTGGCAGCGCAAAATGCAACTACATTATACATACAAATCGCATCACAAGGAGGTGTCATGCCCCGCGTCAGTCAGCATCCGAAGTCCGATAGCGTCAATTTTCGGATCGATCCTGCCTTGAAGGCCGCCTTCACCCTGGCGGCAGAGGCCGAGGATCGGCCGGCCGCGCAGGTCTTGCGAGATTTCATGCGCGCCTATGTCGAGCGCCGCAACCGCAAGGCGTTCGAGGCCGAGGCTCGGCGGCAGTCGCGGGCGGCCGCCGAGCGTGCCCGCGATCCGGGCAGCGACGAGGCGCAATCGCTCAGAGAACTGGAAACCCTGCTCGACGCCGATGATTTCGCGGACGACTGGAAAGCATGAAACGCGGCGACCTGGTGACGATCGCCGTCAGCGGCGACTACGGCAAGCCGCGCCCGGCGCTTGTGGTGCAGGACGACGCCTTTGCCGAGCTTAGCGCCGTGACCGTCCTGCGCCTGACCAGCGAGTTGAACGACTGGCCGCTGTTCCGGGTGACGATCAGGCCGACGCCGGACAACGGCTTGCGCAAACGCTCGCAAGTGATGATCGATCGGGGAGTTGCGTTGCCTCGGTCGAAGGTGGGGCCGGTGTTCGGCCGGCTCAGCGCGGAGGACATGGCCGCCGTCAGCCTCGCGCTCTATCGGTTTCTCGGCTTGCAGGGAATCGGACCATGACGGACGACGACAGGGAAGAATTCGAACCGGCCGCGCCCGAGGACGCCGGCGACCCGGCCGCCGCGTTCGAGGCGTTGCGGCGCACGGTCGAGAAGCAGGGCGGCCAGCTCGGCGCAGAAATGACCGTGATCCGGCGCGGGGTGGAAGCAGCCTTCGACCAGTTCGAGAAGTTCCAGCAGCCGACCGACTACGGCCCCGATCTTGGCCGCGTCGTCCAGCATCTCGCCCATGTCGGGGAGCGGCTTGAAGCCCTCGAACAATCGCCCATCCTGCGCAATGGGCCGGAGCATTACGCTCGAGCACTCGAGCGCAGCGGCGAAAGCCTGGTGAAGACTGCCGCGCAGCAATTCCAGAACGAGAGCCGCGATTTCCAGAGGGTCGCGCACGATCTGGCCGAACACGTCGCCGGCGAGCGCCAGCGTCATGTTCAGAACCGGCTCTTGTGGATCGTCGGCGCGGGCGGCGTCCTAGCCGGCATCGTGTTGACGTTGTTCCTGCCGGCAATACTGCCGTTTTCCGCTGCGCCCCGTGTTGCCAGCTTCATCATGGCGGAAAGGCCGTGGCAGGCCGGCATGACCTTGATGGAGTTCGCCAACGCAGAAGCCTGGAATCGGGTTGTCGATGCCGATCAGCTCATTGAGGCCAACGTGGCCGAGGTGGCGGCGTGCCGCGAAGCGGCGGCCAGGACGGGCGAAACGCAAAGCTGCACGATCATTGTGTCCGAACCGGCACAGGAGCCGTAAATTCACGGCAATTGCAGTGGTTTGAGCTTGCCTGAGAATCTTGCCTGAAATACTCAACAATTTGCAATCGTTTCGGCAAACCTGAAACGATGTGGTGCCCAACTCATGGAACATGCCGAGGGCAGTTCAGACGGGCAGTTTTGGCAGATCGGGCAAAGATCGACCGTGACACCGTGCTGCCCTTCCAGCCAAGCGGCAAGGTCCGGCATGGTGATGTCGGGCTGAGCCTTCACCTTGTCGATGATAACCCGCCGATGCGCCCCGAGTTTACCCGATCCGGTGGGACGACCCTGCCTGGCCGGCGCAACCACACCGGTGGCGCGATAGCGTTGCTGGATCCGAACAGCCGTCGATGGCGCAACCTCAAACCGCGCCGCCATCGCCCGGTACGATTGACCCGACGCCACTCCCCGCACGATCCGTTCCCGAAGGTCTGATGAAGTAGGCTTTCCCATGATCCGCACCTCCTGCGGCCATGGAATCAGAACTTGCAGCACAACGGAAGCACCCGATTCATGCTTTGCGCCCGATGCTCTAAAGGGAGGTACTCTCTTCTTTGAACTGATGCTGTGGATGCCCCTTGGAGCGGCGTCGTATGATGCCATCCGCGCCGGTGCGGCGCTTTCGAAGGAGGAGACCATGTCAGACGTGCATATTTTGGCGATCGACCTCGCCAAGCGAAGCTTCCAGGTCTGTGGCGCCGATCGGGGTGGGGCGGTTCAATGCCAGGACTGAACACCGAGGAGCCGATGAAGCTTTTGGGCTGTTCCGACCAGATCAGCGGTGTGTGTCGGTAATTCGGCTCCAAACTTCGGCGAGATGATAGAGCATGTACGACTTCGCGCGGTCTTCATCGCCGCGTTCGATCGCGGAGAAAATATCGACATGCTCCCTGAACACCTTTTTTCGGCGCTCGTCTGATCTGGCTCGTGTTATCTCAGAGGTTATAGCAATCGTCCCAATAATGGTGGGCTTGAGCACCACGATCTGGTCTACGAAAAGATCGTTCAGCGTGGCCTGGGCGATCGAAAGGTGAAACCGAAAATCGGCTTCAGGATTTCCGTCGCCCGACTTCATTGCGGCCTCAAGATCCTCCAGTGCGCGCGCTATGACGCTTACCGTAGCTGGGGTACGGCGACGGGTGGCGAGCCGGCAGGCTTCGGGCTCAAGACAGGCGCGAACCTCAAACGCCTGCATGAAGGAGGCGATGTCACGCCCGCGCTCGGCCCCTACCTCGGCAGGCGGCGTCCGGCTGACAAAGGTGCCGGCGCCGCGGCGTGAGCTTACAATGCCATCTTCCTGCAGCCGGCGGAGCGCCTCGCGCACGATGGGACGGGAAACAGCAAAGGCCTTCGCCAGCTGCTCTTCGGTCGGCAGGCGGGCTCCGATCTCGTATTTGGAACGCGACAGCTCCAGCAGCAGCTGGCCATATAAGTCGTCAGCGAGTCTGGGTTTTCGAGTTGGGACTATCCGGTCGAGGTGTACCGCGCGCGACTCCTCGTCGCTGTATGTCTGTGGATGCATAATTTCGACCATTGAGCGCTTCTCTACCATGTCGAGAGCGGAGGTCAAAGCGGCTGATCCCTTTAGGAACGTGCTTTCCGCCATCTCTGATAGGCGACTATAACCTCTGGATCGGTGGCTGGATATAGCCCCAGTATAGATCGTCCACCGACGACCTGCTGCATGACGAAATTCTCGTAATGGGTCATTTCGAGCGCCTCTGCGGCGATCTCGCCAACAAGATGTAGCGGAATTACCACCACGCCGTCAGCATCGCCAACGATGACGTCGCCCGGCCATACCGGCACGTCTCCGCAGCCGATCGGGACATTGATATCTATAGCTTGGTGGAGCGTGAGGTTAGTTGGGGCCGAAGCTCGGTTCAGATAGGTGGGAAAGCCGCTGGCCGCTATTTCGCCCGTGTCACGGAAGCCGCCGTCCGATACGATGCCGGCTGCTCCCCGGTGCTTCAGCCGCGCGACAAGAATGCCCCCCGCGGAGGCGGCTCGCGCATCCTTTCGGCTGTCTATTACCATGACATGGCCGGGTGGGCAGTCCTCGATGGCCTTGCGCTGAGGATGGGTGGGGTCTTGGAAGACGACCAGCTGATTCAGGTCTTCGCGGGCAGGCATGTAGCGAAGTGTGAACGCCTCGCCCACCATGTTCTCGACCGGCTTGCTGAGCGGCCGTACGTCTTGGATGAACTGGTTACGAAGCCCGCGCTTGTAGAGGCAGGTGCATAGCGTCGCCGTGCTGACCTGCTTCAGGCTCGACCTGATGGTGACGGACATCATTTTTTACGTCGTGCTCCTAATTGAAAAATGAAATTACAATATATCCTATTTAACGCTTAAATGGTGCATTTTCAGGTGATCTACAAGCCTAAAAAAATAATGTTTATTGACAACTTTGATCCAAGTCCACAATATGCCTGCGCTTGAGCGACGGCCAAAGGGCCGTTTTTGGACGCATAGGAGGCAGCGGGTGACGGAACGAAGGACGGCCATTGTAACCGGTGGAAACCGGGGTATCGGCGAGGGTATCGCCTACGTGCTCGCCAGCCGCGGCTATGATCTCCTGATCTCCCATCGCGGCGAAGCCGACTTAGCCGCCCAGGTCGTCGAGAAGGTTCGGCGCACCTATAGAAGGGAGGCGCATTCACTTGAGATCGACGCGCACCGCCCTGAAGACGTACGCAAGATCGCCGACGTGGCGGTGGAGAAGCTCGGGAAGATCGACGTCCTTGTGAACAATGCTGGAAGAGGCTGCATCACGCGCATTCAGGATGCGAATGTGGACGACATCGATTCCGTCTACGCGGTGAATTTTCGGGCGCCATTGCTCCTGAGCAAATGGATCGGCGAACACATGATCGCTTCCGGCACGCACGGTGCCATCGTCAACATCACCTCGGTCAAGGCGCAGCGCGCCTATCCTGACGGTTCGATTTACGGTGGCTTGAAGGCCGCGCTGCAGCAGGCGAGCGCTTCGCTCGCCCTGGAGTTTGCGCCCCACGGCATACGGGTGAACTGCGTAGCGCCGGGCACGATCCTCTTGCCGAAGAGCAGCTACATGACTGCGCCGCGCGCGACCGACACAGCTCCCGATCCGCGTCGCGTTCCCTTGGAGCGCTATGGCACTCCTGAGGACATAGGTCGCGTGGTCGCCTTCCTAATTTCGGAAGAAGCGTCATTCTGTACCGGCATCTCGATCGTCGTTGATGGCGGCATGATACTCCCGGCGATGTATTACGGCAGTGATATCAGCTCGTCCAATCCATGGGGCCGGTCCACCGTCGTTCGGTGAGTGAGTGAGGGTACGGGGCGTGAGGTTGTCGATCCGATATTGCGGCGAGAGCCGGTCTGACATGGTCGAGGCCGCAGTCAAGAGGCTGGGAGCGGAGCTTTCACGCTTGACCTCAGCGGCTTCTGTCGACGTGTCGGAGGAGTACGAAGTCGCGCTCGATCTGGCCGAGACTTCCCCCGATCTCGATGAAGATGATTTCATCGCCACGCCCCAGGCCATGGGCATCGGGCTGATGATCACCGCGGCTCACGAGCGCGGATTGCGCCTTGGACTCCTCGAGTTGAGTGATCGAGTCCGGTCCGGAGCCGATCTCCGCGACGTGTTCAGGCAGACATTCCGGTCCCCGCCGCCCGGGGCCCGCCGACGCGGCATTGCGCGTCTCTTCGTGAGCAAGGCCTATGACTATGACTGGTTTCGCGACCGCGCATTCTGGCGCGACTATCTCGCGAACCTTGCCAATTGCCGCTTCAATCGCTTTTCGCTCGTCTTCGGCTTGGGCTATGACTACGGCCATGACGAAGGCGTGACCGACACCTATCTCGGTTTCATCTATCCCTTCTTGTTTGACGTCCCTGGCTTCGACGTGCGCGTCGACGGCCTTTCGAGTGAGGAGCGGGACGATAATCTCGCAACTCTGCAATTTATCGCGGAGGAAGCTGCACGCCATGGCCTGACTTTCCAGCTGTCGCTGTGGCAGCAGGCTGCAAATTTTCCCAACAGCCCCGATGCCAGTCATATGGTGACCGGCATTACCGACGAGAATCGCGCGGACTATTGTGCAGTCGCGATCCAGCGCCTTCTAGGGCTTTGCCCTAAAATCAATGCCCTGACACTTCGGGTTCACTATGAGGGTGGAGTGCCGGATGGGCAGCGCAAGGCATTCTGGTCGCGGTTCGCCGACGGCATTCGCGGCTGCGGGCGGCCAATCGAGGTCGACATTCACTCCAAGGGTGCTGACCGTGAGACCCTTGCGGTGTTCGCGGGGGCAGGCCTTCCCATCGTGGTGTCGACCAAGTTCTCGGGCGAGCACCTTGCCTTGCCCTATCATGCCGCATCGGTGCGGGAGCATGAGCGCGTGCCGGGCGTCGGCAGCGGCTTGATGGCGGTGAC
It includes:
- a CDS encoding SDR family oxidoreductase; the protein is MTERRTAIVTGGNRGIGEGIAYVLASRGYDLLISHRGEADLAAQVVEKVRRTYRREAHSLEIDAHRPEDVRKIADVAVEKLGKIDVLVNNAGRGCITRIQDANVDDIDSVYAVNFRAPLLLSKWIGEHMIASGTHGAIVNITSVKAQRAYPDGSIYGGLKAALQQASASLALEFAPHGIRVNCVAPGTILLPKSSYMTAPRATDTAPDPRRVPLERYGTPEDIGRVVAFLISEEASFCTGISIVVDGGMILPAMYYGSDISSSNPWGRSTVVR
- a CDS encoding ribonuclease activity regulator RraA encodes the protein MMSVTIRSSLKQVSTATLCTCLYKRGLRNQFIQDVRPLSKPVENMVGEAFTLRYMPAREDLNQLVVFQDPTHPQRKAIEDCPPGHVMVIDSRKDARAASAGGILVARLKHRGAAGIVSDGGFRDTGEIAASGFPTYLNRASAPTNLTLHQAIDINVPIGCGDVPVWPGDVIVGDADGVVVIPLHLVGEIAAEALEMTHYENFVMQQVVGGRSILGLYPATDPEVIVAYQRWRKARS
- a CDS encoding DUF6118 family protein, with translation MTDDDREEFEPAAPEDAGDPAAAFEALRRTVEKQGGQLGAEMTVIRRGVEAAFDQFEKFQQPTDYGPDLGRVVQHLAHVGERLEALEQSPILRNGPEHYARALERSGESLVKTAAQQFQNESRDFQRVAHDLAEHVAGERQRHVQNRLLWIVGAGGVLAGIVLTLFLPAILPFSAAPRVASFIMAERPWQAGMTLMEFANAEAWNRVVDADQLIEANVAEVAACREAAARTGETQSCTIIVSEPAQEP
- a CDS encoding FadR/GntR family transcriptional regulator, producing the protein MVEIMHPQTYSDEESRAVHLDRIVPTRKPRLADDLYGQLLLELSRSKYEIGARLPTEEQLAKAFAVSRPIVREALRRLQEDGIVSSRRGAGTFVSRTPPAEVGAERGRDIASFMQAFEVRACLEPEACRLATRRRTPATVSVIARALEDLEAAMKSGDGNPEADFRFHLSIAQATLNDLFVDQIVVLKPTIIGTIAITSEITRARSDERRKKVFREHVDIFSAIERGDEDRAKSYMLYHLAEVWSRITDTHR
- the traA gene encoding Ti-type conjugative transfer relaxase TraA, whose product is MAIYHFSMKPVSRAKGRSAVASMAYRAGEKLTNERDGITHDYRAKQGVEHAEIVLPESVNADWARDRSDLWNAAEFAEKRKDARVAREFEVALPHELSAEERLEATRELAQELANRYGAVVDFAIHAPHEASDVRNHHAHVLMTTRQVTESGLGDKTYLERENKWLLANDLPTTDMQLRDLRQRWEGIANERLAMAGLDIRIDHRSHMERGLEIAPTEHMGVHATQMQRKGMEVDRARLDEDAARRNADLIREKPEQVLTLITGEKSVFDRHDVARALHRYINDDVQEFQGAFAKVMASPALVELQPERTHVVGDPATGEIELARYSTREMVGIESGMIASAQRMQEAHGHGVDRRHVERAIERQDAAIQRSVGDKSAASDASARLSDEQRQAIEHITGRERIAAVVGFAGAGKSTMLAAAREAWEAEGYTVHGAALSGKAAEGLEESSGIQSRTLASWSRGWENPHSGDRYALCRGDVFVIDEAGMVGSRQLARFVGEAEARGAKIVLVGDHEQLQAIGAGAPFRAIAEEIGHAELSEIRRQRVDWQREASVDFATHRTAEGLAAYRDRGNISFAETGEDVCGQIVRDYLADRDERPDGTRVAMAHRRADVRAINDAIRAELQDQGELAQGNVPAVGSDAGALTFQTNDGKREFAPGDRIVFLENNRDLGVKNGMLGTVEHVEPERIIATLDRGDSVSVPMGDYQAIDHGYATTIHKNQGATVDRSYVLASGTMDRHLTYVAMTRHRDGVQLYAAQDEFTNAGQTLAAGRLVEHGAAPYEQQPGKSDSYFVTLENDKGERRTLWGVDLERAMKEAAPEIGDRIGLEHRGSEPVRLPDGQMVERHAWKVRDAGELAYSQLETRLSRSGVKETTLDYTRDFAERRGIAETLGVRSEIEIPAERAAGLRVEREREGLSLPERSVPASLGVGGVEDQDQARDASTDRLRSPVEKNKGADLVQDLRADPREDITQDRGGDRQQRRSRFEGLKLSRGASAERPAAPDRDELAQERPQGRPEPAEKQRRGMFDGLRLNVGRGASRGASQEPGERPEREGSLRGSLAPEGPAPDRLAERARGQSPLEQAVDRYARAYESAHRQRREGLPVLDAQRQDLHEAGQQLDQARPGARELMRSALCYDPDMQRSMVELSGRERVGQVIGRLDHERAMQADPNVRADRFVERWQELQGQRQQLRGWQHDEARGKVEGQMQGLAKSLERDPQVDSILRNRRQELGIGQHMRQSEGVSRELEQSLTRGRSIGLER
- a CDS encoding type II toxin-antitoxin system PemK/MazF family toxin — its product is MKRGDLVTIAVSGDYGKPRPALVVQDDAFAELSAVTVLRLTSELNDWPLFRVTIRPTPDNGLRKRSQVMIDRGVALPRSKVGPVFGRLSAEDMAAVSLALYRFLGLQGIGP